Proteins encoded within one genomic window of Bombina bombina isolate aBomBom1 chromosome 1, aBomBom1.pri, whole genome shotgun sequence:
- the LOC128647629 gene encoding inactive hydroxysteroid dehydrogenase-like protein 1, which produces MEVVAAVKKASLSLYQDGVQSYHRHVKFLAVVGALYTARKLFSILRGCCSLVRMHITSHLFGRTSLVRQYGEWAVVTGATDGIGKAYAEELARHGLNIILISRSSEKLTRVSEAIAETYGVKTSCIQVDFSHGRDIYPIINEALRQVEVGILVNNVGLFVEYPQYFLETPEDRVWELINVNVAAAVMMTRIVLPGMTERKRGAIVNVSSASCVKPCPLMAVYSASKSFMDHFSQALHYEYASKGIFIQTLVPFFIVTKLTSFSTFLLKKSILVPTAKDYAYKAVQTLGKSHRTTGHWSHSIQFAMAESIPEWTWVPIIKVLCRKLRQEYNSSRS; this is translated from the exons ATGGAAGTGGTTGCTGCTGTGAAAAAAGCCTCACTATCACTCTACCAGGACGGTGTACAGTCCTATCACAGACATGTAAAGTTTTTGGCTGTAGTGGGAGCTTTGTATACTGCAAGGAAATTATTCAGTATTCTACGCGGGTGCTGCAGCCTGGTCCGCATGCACATCACTTCTCATCTGTTTGGCAGAACCAGCCTGGTCAGACAATACGGGGAGTGGGCTGTTGTGACAG GAGCCACAGATGGCATTGGTAAAGCGTATGCAGAAGAGTTGGCTAGACATGGGCTGAACATTATCCTGATAAGTCGCAGCAGTGAGAAGCTGACAAGGGTTTCTGAGGCCATTGCAGAGACATATGGAGTGAAGACCAGCTGCATACAGGTGGATTTCAGCCATGGGCGTGATATATACCCCATCATTAATGAGGCCCTAAGACAAGTGGAGGTGGGAATTCTGGTAAACAATGTAGGATTATTTGTTGAATACCCCCAGTATTTCTTGGAGACCCCTGAAGACAGAGTGTGGGAGTTAATCAACGTTAATGTTGCTGCAGCTGTAATGATGACTCGTATAGTTCTGCCAGGtatgacagagagaaagagaggagccaTTGTCAATGTATCTTCAGCGTCCTGTGTAAAACCCTGTCCTCTTATGGCTGTGTATTCTGCATCCAAG AGTTTCATGGACCATTTTAGTCAAGCTCTTCATTATGAATATGCGTCCAAAGGGATTTTTATTCAGACCCTGGTTCCCTTTTTCATAGTTACAAAATTGACATCATTTAGCACTTTTCTTTTGAAAAAATCAATCCTTGTACCTACGGCTAAGGATTATGCTTATAAGGCTGTGCAAACTTTAGGAAAATCTCATCGCACAACGGGACACTGGTCTCACTCCATTCAG